Proteins encoded within one genomic window of Rhizobium acidisoli:
- a CDS encoding Gfo/Idh/MocA family oxidoreductase, translating to MTLQVGVIGTGMIGQDHIRRLTNVVSGVEIVGVTDIDQARAAAAAPAGAEVFATPSALISSGKVQAVIICSWGPAHEEQLLAAIAAGKPVFCEKPLVTSEAAALRVMEAEAAFGRRLVQVGFMRRFDADYRRLKAVIDGGTLGAPLLFHSVHRNASVPAGLYTSEMPLNDTLVHDADISRWLLSDEVAGVEVRVPRRSSRSGALRDPVFVLLHMASGALVDVEISVNVAYGYDIRGEISCEAGVAALPNRPATVISDSSGIRQAIPEDWRERFIEAYDQEFREWIVAASKGTAGGPSTWDGYAATLVADAALKAVASGGLEPVNMIPKPKLYAAPTAMAAE from the coding sequence ATGACCCTTCAGGTTGGTGTGATCGGTACGGGTATGATCGGTCAGGATCATATCCGCCGCCTGACGAATGTCGTTTCCGGTGTCGAAATCGTCGGTGTCACCGATATCGATCAGGCCCGCGCCGCCGCTGCCGCCCCCGCGGGGGCGGAGGTCTTCGCTACCCCGTCGGCGCTGATCTCTTCGGGAAAAGTGCAGGCCGTGATCATCTGCTCCTGGGGGCCGGCCCATGAGGAGCAGCTGCTCGCTGCCATTGCCGCCGGCAAGCCGGTCTTCTGCGAAAAGCCGCTGGTAACCTCCGAGGCAGCTGCACTTCGCGTCATGGAGGCGGAAGCCGCCTTCGGACGGCGGCTGGTGCAGGTGGGCTTCATGCGCCGTTTCGATGCCGATTACCGCCGCCTGAAGGCCGTCATCGACGGCGGCACACTCGGCGCGCCGCTGCTCTTTCATTCCGTGCATCGCAACGCCTCCGTTCCCGCGGGCCTCTACACCTCGGAGATGCCGCTGAACGACACGCTGGTGCATGATGCGGATATCTCCCGCTGGCTCCTGTCCGACGAAGTCGCCGGGGTGGAGGTGCGTGTGCCGCGCCGGTCCTCACGTAGTGGCGCGTTGCGCGACCCGGTGTTCGTGCTCCTGCACATGGCCTCGGGCGCGCTTGTCGATGTCGAGATTTCGGTGAACGTCGCCTATGGCTACGACATCCGCGGCGAGATCAGCTGCGAGGCGGGCGTCGCAGCACTTCCGAACCGCCCGGCAACCGTGATCTCGGATTCGAGCGGTATTCGCCAGGCGATCCCCGAAGACTGGCGCGAGCGCTTCATCGAGGCTTACGACCAGGAATTTCGTGAATGGATCGTCGCCGCCTCCAAGGGCACGGCCGGCGGTCCCTCCACCTGGGATGGCTACGCAGCCACGCTGGTGGCCGATGCCGCTCTCAAGGCCGTGGCCAGCGGCGGCCTCGAACCCGTCAACATGATACCCAAACCCAAGCTTTACGCCGCGCCGACCGCCATGGCGGCGGAATGA